CAAAGAGGTTCCATATTCATCGGCGCTAATAGCCCGTTCGTAAATGAACTGAAAGCTTTGGTCATTAAAACCGATATCAGCCGTATCCGCGGCGGCGGTCATTGCTGAAAAGCAGAAAATCAGAATCAGGGAAAGACGTAAAAACATGTTGTAACCTCCGAAAATAAGTTGCCCATCTCCCGGTTTGAGAGATGTTATCCGTGCTGCGCTTCAGGCTTCGTCACAATTCTTTGGGCGGTGGTTGCTGAAGAAGAAGATCATGTGACACAAGATACCTGAGAAAATATGCCATACCCCATCTGCTGGCACAACGGCTATCGTCTGTAAACTCTGTTAAAGCTCTACCATATCTTTTCCAGATTGTGAACAGAGGATTTCTATGAACAGCAATCCCCCTAAAAATCAAAATATCCCCAGGTCATCAAGGCTTCGCCCGGTTTTTCGCCCGATCAATAAAAAAAGGGCGACTTCCCAGCCGCCCTTTTTTTATTGATCTCGGGTTTATATCATTTGAACATTTTTTTGACCGTCTCAATCATGGATTCAGCGGTAAAACCAAAGTGCTTCATCAACTCGCCGGCCGGTGCGCTGGCGCCGAAGCCACTCATCCCGATCACCTGCCCCTGACAGCCGACATAACGCTCCCAACCGAAACAGCTGCCGGCTTCCATGGCGACCCGCAGCCGACATGCTTGCGGCAGGACCTCCTCCCGGTAAGCGGCATCCTGTTGTTCAAACAGCTCCCAGCTCGGGAAGGAAACAACACGGACACCGAACCCATCTGCATCAAGAGTTTCCTTGGCAGCGAGGGCATGTTGCACCTCGGAACCGCTGGCCAGCAGAATGACCTGGAGTTCGCTCTGCTCTTTGGCCAAAATGTAGCCCCCTTTGTGCAACCCCTCTGCGGCCGCAAATTGTTCCCGGTCCACAGTCGGCAAGCCCTGCCGGGACAGTACCAGGACAGTGGGACCCTGGCGATTGCTGATGGCGCTGATCCAGGCTTCGCGCGTTTCATTAGCATCAGCCGGGCGGATCACCGTCACATTCGGCATGGCACGCAACGAAGCAAGGTGCTCAACCGGCTGGTGGGTAGGACCATCTTCACCGAGACCAATGGAGTCATGAGTCATGACATAGATCGGCGCCAATCCCATCAATGCCGCCAGGCGAATGGCCGGCCGCATGTAATCGGCAAAGACAAAGAAGGTGCCACCAAATGGGATCAGCCCCGGAGTATGGCACAGGCCGTTGAGGATCGACCCCATGGCATGCTCCCGAATCCCGAAATGGATGTTGCGGTCGCTCTGTCCGGGCAACCATGATCCTGCGGCCTTGATGTTGGTATTATTTGAAGGGGCCAAATCCGCCGAGCCGCCAATGAGCAAGGGCAGCTTCTCCGCCAGACCATTAATAACCGCACCACTGGCCTGACGGGTGGCTTTAGCGCCATCTGCGGCGGTAAAAACCGGCAGGGAACTCATCCAATCGGCCGGCAGGCGGCCCTTGCTGACTTCAGCCCAGGACGCCACCGCTGGCTGGGATTTTTTTTCAGCGAACAGTTCGTTCCAACGTTTTTCCAGTTCAGCACCCCGAGTCAGGCAGGTCTGCATATGCTTGGCGACATCAGCCGGCACCACAAAGGATTCCTGCGCATCGCGGCCATAGGCCTGCCTGGTCAGGGCAAGTTCCTCGGCTCCCAGCGGCGCACCGTGGGCTGCAGCGGTATCCTGTTTGTTGGGTGCGCCGATACCGATATGGGTCCGGGCGATAATCAGGGATGGCCGCGGGTCGTTTTTGGCCCGGGTCATGGCAGCATCAATCTCGGCCAGATTTTCACCTTCGACCCTCTCGACATGCCAGCCGTAGGCAAGATAGCGTGCTCCGACATCTTCGCTGAAGGCCAGCGCAGTCTCCCCTTCGATAGTGATCTTGTTATCCAGATAAAGATAATTGAGTCGACCGAGCTTAAGATGCCCGGCCAGAGATGCCGCCTCTGCCGAGACCCCTTCCATCAGATCGCCGTCAGAACAAATCACCCAGGTCCGGTAATCGAACAGCTCGGCATCGACATGCTCGGCCAGGAACTGCTGTCCCATAGCCATGCCGGCAGCAACGGCGACGCCCTGACCGAGAGGGCCGGTGGTGGTTTCGACTCCCGGAGTGTGGCCGAATTCAGGGTGGCCTGCGGTTTTACTGCCGAACTGACGGAATTGTTTGATATCGTCCAAGGACAGATCATAACCGGTCAGATGGAGCATGCTGTAAATCAGCGCCGAGGCATGCCCGCAGGACAATACGAACCGGTCCCTTCCGGCCCAATCCGGGTTGGCCGGATTATGACGCATATGACGCATATACAATAGATAAGCAATTGGGGCAGCCTCCATCGGCGTCCCGGGATGTCCTGACTTCGCCTTTTCCACCGCGTCGGCGGCTAGTAAACGAATGGTATCAATCGATTGACGAATAACAGGATCGGAAAAATTTTGTGGCGACATTGACAGCTCCTTAGGCATATTTTTGACGGCACATTGAAACAGGAATCCCGCTGATAAATCAAGGAAAAGTCGCAACACAAAAGATTAAAAGCGCTTGTGGGGAAAGATCCCGGCAGGCGGATAAAAAAAGAGCCGATTCCGGAGGGAGGTATTTCCGGCAATCGGCTCAAAACTGGAAAGGAGGTATGATGTTTCTGCTCAACATTTCGACTGCCACACCGATCTGTTGATGGTTGTGACTGTACCTCTCTCAGCCTAGGAAAAACACGTGTGAATTCGCATTTTCCAGTTGCCGGAGACACACTTATCGACTGTGCATTTGCACAGTGCGAGACTCACAACGAGTTCTCTGCGTAGCCGCAATGTTCAATCAAGGCTTTCAGCTTGTCCTGCCGATCGCCGTGCCAACGCTTCAGCAGCCGCTCCGCGAGGGTTTCCCCGCTGCTTACGATCGGCTCCAGCACGTCCAGAAACACAGCTTCGTCGGCCCCGCTTTCCCCGGCGGCAAACTGCTGCTGCAAACTGACGGCGGCGGCGGCCAACAATTCTTCTGCAACCTCCCCCAGGTTGCCATCCTTCACCCTGGTCTGCAGCCCTTCCTTCCAGGAGTGGCGATAAAGCCGGCTGAAGTCCTCCCCGGACAAATCGCCAAGCAGATGCTCAACCGTTGTCAGACCCTGTTCTGAATACAGCAGCCCTTTGTAAAATGCGGCCACCGCTGCGGTAAACGGCGGCGGCAGACTGTCTGCACTGCGAATTTCAACCTGAGGCCGCAATCTGACTTCCGGAAACAGGGTCGACAGGTGCAGTTCCCAGTCCGCCAGAGTCGCTTTTTCCCCGGCCCAACCGCTTTCCAGATATTGCCTGAAGGTCAGCCGATGACGGGTGAAATCGATATAACGCTGCTCGCGCTGGATAAAATACATCGGCACATCAAGAGCATATTCGACATAATCCGCAAACCCGGCTGACGAACTGAACAGAGCATCGATCAACCCGCAGCGATCAGGGTCGGTGCGGGACCAGATCTCACCGCGCAACGAAAGAAAACCGGTGGGCTCGCCGTCCAAAATAGGTGAGTTGGCAAACAGGGCATAACTGACCGGACTCAGCAGCTGCACCGCCCGCAGTTTGCGCATACAGTCGCGCTCGTCGGAAAAATCCAGGTTAACCTGGGTCCCGGCGGACTGTTTCATCATGCGCTGCCCCATATCCCCGGTTTGAAGCATATAGGGACCCATGATCCCGTAGCGCTGTTTGGGCAACCAGGGGATGTCTTCCAGACGCGTAAATGGCTGCACCCCACAGCCGAGAAATACCAGACCAAGTTCATGCCCCATGGTCAGGATATGCTGCCGGTAACGGTTAATATCCCGCCAGCTGCAGTGAATGTCGCAACAAAACTTCCCTGACAGCTCCAGTTGGCCGCCGGGCTCAAGGGTCACCGAAGAACGCTTGCCTTGCAGCCCCAGCAGGTATTCGCCTTCGTAGATCCCTTCCCAGCCGCCGATACCGTCCAGACGGGCCAGCAACTCCCGGATGCGCTGATAACCGGCAGCCTCGCCGCTGGTGCGGTCCAGAACCAGTTTTTCAGTCTCGATTCCGACCCCCCAGTCGGCTCTGGGGCGTGCCCCGCGCACCAGGTAGGCTGACAGCTGCTGATGATTTTCAATCGGCTGTGTTTTGTCGGACAACGTGAGGACGTGTGGATGTGGTGCTGTCATCGAATCTGACCCTTTCTAGCCATCATGGCTGACAGTTAAAAAAGAGAAGACCTGCCCCTTGCAAACATGGGTTATGCTGGAGTCGTTGAAACAACCGGCACAGAGCCATAACCAAGGAGACAGGTCATGACAAAGTCTATCACTTATGTTGGTTTCGATGTTCATAAAAACTCGATCGATGTCGCGTTAGCCGATGCTGGCCGCGAGAGTGAGATCCGCTATTACGGCACCATTAACGGAGATCTTGCCTCACTGGACAAGGTGATCCGTAAACTGGTCTCACGGGGAACCAGACCCTCCTTTGTTTACGAGGCCGGACCCTGTGGCTATGAAATCTATCGGCATCTGACACAGCAAGGATACGATTGCAAGGTGGTTGCCCCATCGCTGATTCCGCGAAAAAGCGGCGACCGCATCAAGAATGATCGCCGCGACGCTGAGATGCTGGCGCGGCTGCATCGTGCTGGAGAACTGACTCCGGTCTATGTCCCTTGTCTCGAAGATGAGGCGATGCGCGACTTGTGCAGAGCCCGCATCGACAGCAAAAGTGCTGAACGCAAAGCGCGCCAACAACTGGGGGCCTTTCTCCTGCGCAGCGGGTTCCGCTACAGCGGGAAAACACCCTGGAGCAAGGCTCACTGGAACTGGATCTCTTGCATCAAGATGCCGCATCCGGCCCAGCAGATCACCTTGCAGGAATATATTGATGCCGTACGTTCCTGCACAGAACGAGTTGAACGCATGACTGAACAGATTCGCCAACTTGCCGAGCCGTGGCGCATGAATCCTGTCGTCGAGGCGATTCAGGCCCTGCGAGGCGTCTCCCTGATTGTTGCGACAACAACGGTTGCCGAATTGGGAGACCTGACCCGCTTTGATCATCCTCGACAGCTCATGGCGTACCTGGGGTTGGTTCCCTCGGAACACTCCAGCGGCGAGACGGTCAAGCGTGGCGGGATCACCAAAACCGGGAACGGACATGCCCGGCGCATGCTGGTCGAAGCGGCTTGGTCGTATCGACTTCCGGCTCGGGTCAGTCGTCGGCTGCTTGAACGGCAGAGGCACCTACCGCAGGCTGTTTGGGAGATCGCCTGGAAAGCACAATTGAGGCTCTGCTCCCGCTATCGACTGCTGACCGCCAAGGGGAAACGCAGTCAGGTGGTCATTGCGGCCATCGCCCGTGAGTTATCAGCATTTATCTGGGCCATCGCCCAAACGGTGCCACGCCCGGCATAGCGAAG
This genomic window from Pelobacter seleniigenes DSM 18267 contains:
- the tkt gene encoding transketolase, translating into MSPQNFSDPVIRQSIDTIRLLAADAVEKAKSGHPGTPMEAAPIAYLLYMRHMRHNPANPDWAGRDRFVLSCGHASALIYSMLHLTGYDLSLDDIKQFRQFGSKTAGHPEFGHTPGVETTTGPLGQGVAVAAGMAMGQQFLAEHVDAELFDYRTWVICSDGDLMEGVSAEAASLAGHLKLGRLNYLYLDNKITIEGETALAFSEDVGARYLAYGWHVERVEGENLAEIDAAMTRAKNDPRPSLIIARTHIGIGAPNKQDTAAAHGAPLGAEELALTRQAYGRDAQESFVVPADVAKHMQTCLTRGAELEKRWNELFAEKKSQPAVASWAEVSKGRLPADWMSSLPVFTAADGAKATRQASGAVINGLAEKLPLLIGGSADLAPSNNTNIKAAGSWLPGQSDRNIHFGIREHAMGSILNGLCHTPGLIPFGGTFFVFADYMRPAIRLAALMGLAPIYVMTHDSIGLGEDGPTHQPVEHLASLRAMPNVTVIRPADANETREAWISAISNRQGPTVLVLSRQGLPTVDREQFAAAEGLHKGGYILAKEQSELQVILLASGSEVQHALAAKETLDADGFGVRVVSFPSWELFEQQDAAYREEVLPQACRLRVAMEAGSCFGWERYVGCQGQVIGMSGFGASAPAGELMKHFGFTAESMIETVKKMFK
- a CDS encoding glutamate--cysteine ligase, producing MTAPHPHVLTLSDKTQPIENHQQLSAYLVRGARPRADWGVGIETEKLVLDRTSGEAAGYQRIRELLARLDGIGGWEGIYEGEYLLGLQGKRSSVTLEPGGQLELSGKFCCDIHCSWRDINRYRQHILTMGHELGLVFLGCGVQPFTRLEDIPWLPKQRYGIMGPYMLQTGDMGQRMMKQSAGTQVNLDFSDERDCMRKLRAVQLLSPVSYALFANSPILDGEPTGFLSLRGEIWSRTDPDRCGLIDALFSSSAGFADYVEYALDVPMYFIQREQRYIDFTRHRLTFRQYLESGWAGEKATLADWELHLSTLFPEVRLRPQVEIRSADSLPPPFTAAVAAFYKGLLYSEQGLTTVEHLLGDLSGEDFSRLYRHSWKEGLQTRVKDGNLGEVAEELLAAAAVSLQQQFAAGESGADEAVFLDVLEPIVSSGETLAERLLKRWHGDRQDKLKALIEHCGYAENSL
- a CDS encoding IS110 family transposase; its protein translation is MTKSITYVGFDVHKNSIDVALADAGRESEIRYYGTINGDLASLDKVIRKLVSRGTRPSFVYEAGPCGYEIYRHLTQQGYDCKVVAPSLIPRKSGDRIKNDRRDAEMLARLHRAGELTPVYVPCLEDEAMRDLCRARIDSKSAERKARQQLGAFLLRSGFRYSGKTPWSKAHWNWISCIKMPHPAQQITLQEYIDAVRSCTERVERMTEQIRQLAEPWRMNPVVEAIQALRGVSLIVATTTVAELGDLTRFDHPRQLMAYLGLVPSEHSSGETVKRGGITKTGNGHARRMLVEAAWSYRLPARVSRRLLERQRHLPQAVWEIAWKAQLRLCSRYRLLTAKGKRSQVVIAAIARELSAFIWAIAQTVPRPA